In Arachis hypogaea cultivar Tifrunner chromosome 7, arahy.Tifrunner.gnm2.J5K5, whole genome shotgun sequence, the genomic window tctaaatttaattattctaagttgaagtataacataaaaaattaaaaacaatatatcataaaattcaggataattttcttaaataaattaagtaGGAAAGAATTTACTCAATTACACATTTTTAAATACCAAGACGCAAATGCATTTTTTATAATTCTGTAGAAATTGCTGTTGATAGTAGCCAATTAGGGGAGAACGCAAATCGCTGTTGGTAGCCGCAGTTTAAGTGTATAGCGGAACCATGAGGCCGACTTACTTGTTATTAATACATAtgcaaattaaaatagaaatagatATCTTTcagcaaataatttattttaattttaattataaactcatttatttttttataattatataatatctattaatattatttttcaataaatacttgtagtatataatagtataatagatataaattaattaataaattattaaaattcaaaaataatagttattttaatataaaaataaaataaaaatatttatgatagagtaaaattaataaaatacttattgtttttgttttatattgttttagaatagctagatatttttaaaatattagtaaaaacatgtattctaaattttaattttaaatttttgactatgttttattttttatttacataggaccggGTCAATTGGTTCATCCAGTAATTCACTGGTTGAACCAATAATCCAATGACCCAATAACCTAATTGGTTCGATCACTGATTCGGTTCTGACAATTATGCTCCACGTAAACTGCTATTGCCTCCCGCGGTTTACATTCAACACTCAATACACATAAACTGCTGTTACTGCCTTGATGATTAAATCTCGTTCCACAGAAATAGCTGCTGTCTACGATGATTAATATACTTAAACCACAACTGTCAACAgtgatttacatttttttttcctaatctgctcctataatattaatttatatagaaTTATGAAAAAATGCATATGTATCTTGGTAtttaaaatatgtaattaaataattttttttacttaatttatttaaaaaattatcttaaaatttataaaacaacacattaaaatttatattatattaaaatttattttttttaaactatgttatttatataaaatatacagATCAAATAATATTCCAAAATTCGAATTCAACGAAGATACACAGATATTAATTATCCCTTCTATTCTATGTGCAGCCCTAATTAAAGTTATTCTAtctctaataattataattatttaaagaaagaaaaaaatagagccTGAAACTGAGAAACTACGCATTACGCAACacacaaacaacaaaaaaaactaaaagagattctttctctattctctctcctttcttctccAACAAACAACCACCACCGCCGAGAATAAAGCTCGAATCTTTCTCGCTCCAAAATCCTCATTTCAATTCCCAACTCTCACTTCAATCACCTCCAGCTCCCGCGCTCTCTATCTACATTCTCAATTCCATGGAAACCAAAAAGCTTCAGCGCCGTTTCTCACTCGGCAGACAATCCTCCATGGCGCCGGACCGCTCCTCCGGAGGCGGCGGCGATGACTTCTGCTCCGAGGCAGTTGACGAATCCGTGCGGCTGATGTACCTTGCCAACGAAGGTGACTTGGAAGGGATTAAGGAGCTGTTAGATTTCGGCAGTGACGTCAACTTCAGGGACATTGACGGCCGCACCGCCCTCCACGTCGCCGCCTGCCAGCGCCGCACCGACGTCGTTGACTTGTTGCTACAAAATGGCGCTGAGGTTGACCCCAGGGACCGCTGGGGCAGCACGGTAATTTCACCCTATCATGCATGTTGTTCCTGTACTCATTAAGAGTATTTGTCTTGTAGTAGTATTTAGTTCATTTTCTGGAATGTGCAtgaaaaaatagtttcttttttttttataaaaaaaataaatacattttgTCCATCAAGGAAATGTTTCTGTTTTCAGTAAATATTGTGAATTGTTGATTAAAAAAAGGTTGTACTTCAGCAGTTCAGCTGAGTTTATAAAATCTGAAACCTTCTAGTTTACATTgtaatcatttttctttttagCTATGCTAAGTGTACACCATAAACTAGTCACTCTTGTATAGAATACTTGTTggaatacaaaatatacattaacAACATTTGtattatttatacacaaattcatagtagcATTTGGCGGCTGATTTTTGGGGTACAGatagtagtttttatttattttttatatataaagtgATCTTTAGATCATGATGTTAATGTTAATGTTAAGTGTAGCGCAAACAAAATAGTTTTATATATGCTCTGTTGGATTTAATATTTAGTGTTGCAAACTGGGctattttctgctgaatttttaTGTGCAAAGTGGTGTGTGATCTAATGCTAACTTTCTGGTTTGTTTCTCAGCCTTTAGCTGATGCAATGTACTATAAAAATCATGATGTTGTAAAGCTTTTGGAGAAACATGGTGCAAAACCCCCGGTATGTTTTTTGATTCAGTTcctatataagtatatatagtTCCCATTGGAGCTATTACAGAAACTCATATATCTTTCTACTACTCACTTTTGATAGGTTGCTCCTATGCATGTCCAAAATGCTCGTGAAGTCCCCGAATATGAGATTGATCCTAAAGAACTTGATTTTACAAATAGTGTTGGGATAACCAAGGTAATGGAACTATTTATAGCTTCAATATCACTCTTATTGTTTTTTCCATTTTACATTTTATCTTGACTATGTTATCATTTTAGGGAACTTTCCGTATTGCATTGTGGCGTGGAATTAAGGTTGCTGTCAAAACTCTTGAGGAGGAAGTGTTCACTGATGATGATAAAGTGTGGGTTGGTCTAATCAATCTTTTATTTATTCATGTCAATTGAATTATCAAGTTATGTATTTTCATAGTTGTTAATGCTCTTGACTGTCTCCCAGGAAGGCATTTCACGATGAGCTTGCGTTACTTCAGAAAGTTCGGCATCCAAATGTAGTTCAGTTTTTAGGTGCTGTAACACAAAGCACCCCGATGATAATTGTCACGGAATATTTGCCACAGGTTAGCCTTTATCCTTCACTGGCTATCACAAAAGCTTTGAATAAATCCTATGGGTTGGTTCCCCATACTAAATCATAGTTAGGAGAATATTGTTCAAATAATTAAATAGGAGCTCATATGTTTGTTGAGGATATTTCCAATATTGCTTCTGGAAATCCATCATTAGATAGGAGCTCATGTATTTCCAGCAATCATTTCCTTGAGCACATCAATGTATGGTTCATCTAGAAGCCATAAATAGTTTGCGTAAAGGAAGTTATGTATCAATGGCAAATGCCACTTTATATGTACTCATTTCTTGATATCTGCCCCTCCCTGTATTAGGCTTTTTACAGAAGTTTTGTTTCTTTATATTTGTGATTCCACTTCATCTTTGCAAAGTTTTGGAAATAAGGGAATGCATATAGATGTGAAATAGTAGCTGTGAATACGTAAGTGATTAACTAAGCTTTCCATCTCTCAATTGCGTTCCCTAACAATTTGGAATGGATTATTATCTTCCCAGGGAGATCTTCGCACTTACTTGAAGCGGAAAGGTGCATTAAAACCAGGAACAGCTGTAAAATTTGCACTTGATATAGCTAGGTCAGTCAACAGCATCTTCTCTTGTGTAGTTAACTATTTATTCTTTGTATTGGTTtgctatttttgtgttttgaacAATTGAATGTCAGATAAAAGGGGAAAAAGAAATCTCTCGAGTAAAAAAATTGCAATTTGATGCTTGTAATAAATGAAATATTTGCAGGGGAATGAATTATTTGCATGAACATAAACCAGAAGCCATTATACACCGAGATCTTGAACCTCCGTAAGTTTCCTGCCATCCATCAGCTGATCTTATTATTCTTTCAACATGGGCATGAACTACCACGAATTATCTTATTAATTCTTGAATGATTGCAACTGTTTAAAGTTCCTCCATTGTACATGAGTAAGGTAACAGAAATATTCTTCGGGATGATTCTGGGCATCTGAAAGTTGCTGACTTTGGAGTCAGCAAGTTGCTGAAATTTGCAAAAACAGTCAAAGAAGACAAACCAGTGACAAGCCAGGATACGTCATGTATGCTTTCTTCATTTGTGGGGTCTCTTGTAATATTCATAGTTTATCATGAGGGTTGTCATATGCACTCTGCAATGTTATTGTTGCATACCCTTCAAAACTGGAAATTGCTGTTACACTTCATTTTGGTTCTGTTAGTGTTTGGTCTGATTTTTGTAGTTCATATTATTGAAGTGATTCAACTGCGTAACAGGGCGCTATGTTGCTCCAGAGGTTTACAAGAATGAGGAATATGACACTAAAGTAGATGTGTTTTCATTTGCTCTAATACTACAGGAGGTAAATttcctctatttttcttttttggtttcttCTTCCCCATGCTCAGGTGGACCGTTCATGTCAAGCACTAAAGAAGTGCAATTCCGAAATAGAATATATGAAGTGCTCACACCATTGAGTCGTCATTTGTAGAGATGCTTAACAAATTGTTGACTGAATACGCATTGGTTTTTTATTACTTTAGATGATTGAAGGTTATCCACCATTTTATGCAAAGTCAGAAAATGAAGTTCCTAAAGCATATGTTGAAAATGAACGTCCGCCATTTAAAGCTTCACCCCAGCTTTATGCTTATGGACTTAGGCAGTGAGTAACGCTAAATACATGTTATTGGCTGCAGATTTCAATGCTGAGTTTCATAATACCTCATAAGTAAGATTCTAAAAGAAGTTTCATGTTTCCTGAAAATTTTATTGTTCCATAGGTTAATAGAGGAATGTTGGGATGAAAAACCTTACAGAAGACCAACATTTAGCCAAATAATTGGGAGATTAGAAGACATCAACTACCATCATGATCAAAAGAAGCGTTGGAAGGTATATCTCATTCATCTGaaagaattttcaattttcaagacCAGTTTCCACCTCCATTTTTTTCCTCCTCATGCTGTAAGTTATCTTAATTATTATATGCATCAGAATGTGATTCATTTTTCCTCCGGCATGATACACAGGTTCAGACTCCTACATGCATTCAGCGTCTGGAGGCCCTGTTTAGAGGATATCGCACAAGCCCGAATAGCCAATCATCTCGCTCTACGCCAAGATAATTAACTGCAAGAATTTTGATTTTACACTTTGAATCTGGTTTACAATACGTATACACTACATGCATCCATATATAGCTTTTTGTATATACTTCATACTTGTACTCCTAGTTTTAAATTTGACATTTTGGCTTCATGCTTGGGCCAGTTGGCAGCTTTTATACCGACCCTTTTGTCAATTCTGGTTACATTTATAGTTAAGCATGAGTTTTGACATGTTACATGGATCTGCATAAATTAAAGTGTTTGTGGATATGGTGATTGTTTCTTGCACAATTGAAGCAAAAACAAGTTTCTTTGTAGTTTGTAGTAATATAGTCaagtttcttcttctgcaatgatGATGTTGCTCCAAATGAATGTGGTTATAGACACAAACCTTGTGAATAAATATCCTTAATGATGTTGATGGATACATCTATATGGTTGCTGAGCCATTTGTGGTAGCTGGTGTGAGTGCCTTTTTTTTCATTTGACCTTTTATGAATACAAACAAACTTGATGAGTGGCAcctgcaatttttttttattatttattttaatcgtTACATACCTTGCCGACCAAATTTTTATCTTGTTTACTGGTAAATATTTTTTCCCCttctttttcttcacaaattcaGTTGTATATTCTTTCTAGTATGGACTCAAGATTTCTTTTAAAGACTTCCTGTCATCTTATAGATCTTTGAATATGGTTAATGAATTTTACATTCTTTTTTGTCATATGACAATAATTttccttttcaaataaaattaccTTTATACTTATACATATTCATTTTTCCCAAAATAAGATGAATTTCAGACATAAGTTGTGTTATGTATACATATTCATTGTGAATATATACCAAATTGATGAAGCATGTAATGACATTGAATATATGTCCTTCATTCTCATCAGTGTTGCTGAGCATCTTCAATGAGATGAGAGGCTACTACAGTTTTATACTTGTGATTCTGCAGTACTGAATTTTCAACACATAACGATTTTGCAAATCACAATAGTAGCATGATATGACACTAGCTTCCTCCAattaatgagaaaaaaaaatgttaaggtGGTTGGGGGGGACCATATATATTATTACCTTTCATTACTTTTCAGTTGTCAAGATCATAGGAATTCAACTAACGTATAACATAGTGAGTGAAAATAACAGTGTTTCAACTTGTTTCCTTTTCACCATTGCTCATGTTCTCTCAGACATTACTACCTGAAAAATCACTGACTAGACCAATAGTAATAATATGTGCAAGTTTATTActatcattttcatttttcactatTCATTATTAACATACCAAACTTATTGCATGCAAATATTCATACTTCTTTTCATAGAATGTTGCATTTATAAAGATAAACAGAAGTTTCTGACGTGTCATATTGCCATGTGAAATGTTGACACTTGACACAGATATATATATGAAGACAATTAAGTGATATATGGTGTTGAGAATGTGGGAAAgataggaaagaaaagaaaaaaagaaaagggaagcTTGTGTGTAGGACCATTATAGCTAAATAGCATTTTCCTATTTGGGTGCCATTCCCATTTGGATTATGCTGAATAATTGAACATGCACTGCTACTCTTTTCCACCCTTTCAATTTTCACCTTTtcttggattggattggataagCACCCTTCTAGTCttttactattatatattacttgaGATTTCCAACATGTAACATGCTTccctttgttctttttttttttttttaaaagaaaaaatattgatcaatttattatttattgcTGTCAATCTTCTTAGTCGGTGGAAAGTAAACTATTATTCACCTAGAGGTTTGAGGTTCAACATCAACTATATTAAAACtacagaaaaaaaatttatgtataggaaatttttaaaaagaaaaaataaaagagaaaacaaacttagagttagagagagagtgTTGAATATCTAAACAAAACTACTCCATGTActagttaatatatatttatatacaaatttatttttttaattaaataatcaatcatcaaaataAGTAAATCTatcttagtaaaataattaaatttataataaatgaataacctaatttatttataatagcataataattttttcataaaatatcaaatatatatttttatatagagtaaaatattgtttttgtccccaacgtttgggataattcctatttgtgtccctaacgtttaaatcgtcctatttgtattcctaacgtttataaaagtgattcaatgttatcctactatcaattatactaacaaatcagattatatttttcaattattctcacttggatatattcattctcaattaggtctcacttggatgtgttcaattttaatattatacccactatttgtgtttagattcaattatgtccctagaaaagtgaattatgtaaatgttgtaggaattagtttcaacttttaatgagctatttttcggagtggatcatcgattTTATCCCAGACATtcgtattctaacttcaagaagagatttttaaaactcaaactaaagcgttcatgatgtgtaattgatggCAAGATAACATTGAATCGCTTTTACAAActttagggatacaaataggacgatttaaacgttagggacacaaataagacttaccccaatcgttgaggacaaaaatgatactttactcttttataTACAATGATtgattagtcaccaaaaaaaaaatataaatgattgattAATAACCAATAATTTTTAGTGTATGCCTAATATTGACATCTAAATCACATTAATTTCATGAGTATGCTTCGTCATAGCCTATAGACTAAAGTTAATATAGGTCTCACCGTATATAAATTTATCTTATATGACATATATAGTAATTGCAATCCTCGAGACTGTTACTGCTAACATGTAAAATTGACAAAAGTTACAAGAGACAAAAGCATGATCTTACcatgatatataaaaaaaaaaaatgtgctgcaaaaccaaaaataatgaaatatctcatttattaaatttccaagataacatatttaaaaaaaaaaaaaacaaaaggacAAGTGGCCAAGCTAAAGATATGAAGTCTAATTAACAATAAGAATTAGACAAAGACTAATTATAAGCTTACTACTGTTTTCTAATAGTAAGTATAAGCTAATCTAACGGacataaagaaattaaaatatcatAGTCAAAAAGTGGAAACTATTACTCATATCCATCAATCATATCATGTCTTCCAAATAAAATCAACAATATAACAGCCTGTTATTAATATGCAAACATATTCATAGTCATAGTCATCAAGTACAAACACTTATTCTAACCATTCAGAGAGTTGTTAAAAACAAAGTAACAAACCAAACCCAGTATTCTAGCATAGCATCTTTGACCTCTACCAATCTTCAGCCTATAGAAGCCATAAAAACAAATTcatgattataaattataatcagTGTATCAGTTAAGCTACATATAATTGTCTAGCTGgggatttaaaataaataaatactaatctAAGTATTAGCTCATGTGATTATTATCATGTAACTCCACCTCCTCTTGAGCACAAAAAATGATAACTTCCATCACTATTCCTAATTTCTTATATTCAAATAGTTTCCGTATAATGTTGTGTTAATCCCATGCAATGGCTCTACAAGACAAATATGAGTacataaaatatttcttttatgctAAAATCAACCTTGATCAGTAGCCACAGAGAGCATTATTGGGACAAGTACAAAATAAATCCTCCTTGCATCATGGCAATTACAGAATGATATTTTCACATTCCAAATCAATGCTTTCTCAGTTTCAAAATCTTACAATTCAGCAAAAACAACTAAATAACCAAGATAACTATATCACTAATCATTAGATCACTGTTTTTTCCATTCATGAAACTGCAAACTTAATCAAACAGTTATCCTAGTTTTAATTACATTCAAATCCACCTTTCTTCAGGGTATATCTTTTGAGTTTTGAATCCTTTCTACATATTCTGCACCAAATCTTGAAAATTTGTCAATCCCAAAATTTAAGATAGATTAGGTGCTCACATTTTATGTGTAGGTGAGCTACTAATCCTTGATGAGCTGATGATATTCTGGGTATTAACTCTAGCAATCTCACATATGTAACACTAAAGATTGAATGAATTATTGTCTACTGCATTACTGAAAAGATTTTTGTCAATCCAAAGACTCAGATTATGAACTGATCCTCCAATAATAATAAGTACTATGTCTCTGATGAATTAGTGATGCCCATTTTCCTAAAACAATCAAAGACAATAATTGGATTTACCTTATAATAAGAGATACTATCTAGAAGTCTCATAGATATGAAAGCCACAAATGTAGaaaaaatctaaataattaaaatacatagTAACTAGCCGCCATATGTGAAGTGAGTTAGTAGAAGTTAGAATTCTAGGAGTAACTATAGCCAACCAGCTTTCATAATTATACATATCTACCTTATCCATTATTGTATCATAGTATCATATTGGAGCATCTCCACCTCATATTTTCATCACTCTTTGCATAAATTCCAACACACAGAGTTTGAAAAGTTCTAAAGGTATGGGATAATTTAATTTGCTTTTGTCCTTAGCTTTTTTCTTTCCATAAATTCCATTCATGTGAATCTTAGATGCCAAGTTGCTACTGTATGTACATCCTAGATATATAGAACTTCAGAGATAAACTCCAAATCCATCTGCTTCCAAACAAGCATAAAAATGGTACCTCATCAGATATATTAATTGTTCATTATCaaatatcaacaaaaaaaaaaaacagttataATTATAAGTTGCTAATCACTAACAACCCTCTCTTCTGCATATTGCCCCAAACATATTTGAAATTCTTTTCTATCACAAGAATAATTTCAGTAAATTGATCCAATAATATTTGATGAGTCATGATGGGGGGGGTCTAGTTTCTGTTTACCTTGTGCTTCAGTTGTTTTTGAGCTTCAATTAATGGCTGTGGGGGACCTTGATGTGAGAGGGTTCTTGAACTGTAGGTCCTGTTTCACCAACTATCAAAACTTGTAAATGCTCACCTCCTCCTACTTTCCCCTCTTCAAACCATCTCCAATCTAACTCCAATAACCATTGATTTTAATCTCAAATCTTATCCCAGGTTGTTGAAGTTTCAATGAGTAAGTGAAACCATTAATCAGTACTATTACAGTTCACCAAGTTCTTCCAGAAAAAAATCATTGCTTTGATTA contains:
- the LOC112702021 gene encoding serine/threonine-protein kinase 12 — encoded protein: METKKLQRRFSLGRQSSMAPDRSSGGGGDDFCSEAVDESVRLMYLANEGDLEGIKELLDFGSDVNFRDIDGRTALHVAACQRRTDVVDLLLQNGAEVDPRDRWGSTPLADAMYYKNHDVVKLLEKHGAKPPVAPMHVQNAREVPEYEIDPKELDFTNSVGITKGTFRIALWRGIKVAVKTLEEEVFTDDDKVKAFHDELALLQKVRHPNVVQFLGAVTQSTPMIIVTEYLPQGDLRTYLKRKGALKPGTAVKFALDIARGMNYLHEHKPEAIIHRDLEPPNILRDDSGHLKVADFGVSKLLKFAKTVKEDKPVTSQDTSWRYVAPEVYKNEEYDTKVDVFSFALILQEMIEGYPPFYAKSENEVPKAYVENERPPFKASPQLYAYGLRQLIEECWDEKPYRRPTFSQIIGRLEDINYHHDQKKRWKVQTPTCIQRLEALFRGYRTSPNSQSSRSTPR